A window of Nicotiana tabacum cultivar K326 chromosome 24, ASM71507v2, whole genome shotgun sequence contains these coding sequences:
- the LOC142178286 gene encoding uncharacterized protein LOC142178286 has product MERMNSMREFSGKWVGGISPMAMKILGENAQRAAKCEVKFNGKTGYEIQDGSYKHVVDFRRCSCTCRSWQLKGIPRAHAITSMHYKNYEVEPYVDHWYRKDTYLKAYNIFIQPLTSMNLWPKSTLPAIEPHVITAMPGRQKKKR; this is encoded by the coding sequence ATGGAGAGGATGAATAGCATGAGAGAATTTTCTGGAAAATGGGTAGGTGGTATATCACCCATGGCTATGAAAATACTTGGAGAGAATGCTCAAAGGGCAGCCAAATGTGAAGTCAAATTTAATGGTAAAACAGGGTATGAGATCCAGGATGGATCATATAAACATGTTGTTGACTTTAGGAGGTGTTCCTGTACTTGTAGATCATGGCAACTCAAAGGAATTCCACGTGCACATGCAATTACATCAATGCATTATAAGAACTATGAGGTTGAGCCATATGTTGACCATTGGTATAGGAAGGACACCTACCTTAAGGCATACAACATATTCATTCAACCTTTAACTAGTATGAATTTGTGGCCAAAAAGCACACTGCCAGCTATTGAGCCACATGTTATAACTGCAATGCCAGGaaggcaaaagaaaaaaaggtga